TGATACCTGCTGCGGCAGCGATACCGGGAAGGATGCCGACCAGGGCGAGGAACATCGCGCCGGGAAGGGTGATACGGTCCATTACGGCGCCGATATAATCAGCGGTAGCCTTTCCGGGTTTTACACCGGGGATAAAGCCGTTATTCCGTTTCATCTCGTCCGCCATCTGCGTAGGATTGAAGATCAATGCGGTATAGAAGAACGTGAACACGACTACCAGCACCGCGTAGATCACATTATAATACGGGTTGGTATGGTCGCTGAATATGCGGATGAACCCGGAGGCCCCTTCGCTTTGTGTGGCGAATCCGATAGCCGTTGCCGGAATGAACATGATGGCCTGGGCGAAGATGATAGGCATTACACCGGCTGCATTCACCTTGAGGGGAATGAACTGGCGCACACCGCCATATTGCTTGTTGCCGACGATGCGTTTGGCGTAGTTCACCGGTATCTTGCGGGTACCCTGTACCAGCAGGATAAGGCCGATGGTGATCAGGATAAAGAATGCGATCTCTATCAGGAAGAGGAGCAATCCGCCGCCGGCACCTGTTGTTTTGAGCGAAAGCTCCTGCAGCAGGGATTCGGGAAGACGGGCGAGGATCCCCATCATGATGATGATGGAAGTACCGTTGCCTATACCTTTGTCTGTGATCTTTTCACCGAGCCACATCACGAACAAAGTACCTGCGGTGAGCACTACGGTGGTGGAGAGCCAGAACATGAAATTACCATATTCAGGGATCAATGCACCGCCTGACTGCCCTCTGAGATAGGCCACATAGGCGCTCGCCTGGAAGGCGGTAACCACAACTGTGAGCAGACGGGTGTACTGGTTGATCTTTTTGCGGCCGCTATCACCTTCCTTTTGTAATTTCTGGAAATAGGGAACTGCGATCGTCAGCAGCTGAATGGCGATGGACGCCGAGATATAGGGCATGATACCCAGGGCGAAAATGGATGCGCGGGAGAACGAACCACCGGCAAACATATTAAACAGGCCAAGGATACCTTGCTGGGAAGTCTCGGAGAAATTAGCCAGGGCATTGGGATCGAGACCGGGAAGGGTGATATAGGAACCGACGCGGTACACCAGTACCAGCAGCAACGTGGTGATAATGCGTTTACGCAGGTCCTCGATGCTCCAGATGTTCTTTATGGTTTCGATAAATTTCTTCACAGGAAGACAAGAGTTTAATAGAGCGTGTAAAATCCGAAAAGACGCACTACTCCGTAGGCGCCTTTTCTATCGTAATTTCTTAAACCAGTTCTACTGATCCACCAGCTGCTTCGATAGCCTGCTTTGCCTTTTCACTGATCGCGTTTACCTTGAGCGCTACTTTGCTTTTCAGTTCACCATGACCCAGTACTTTCACCTTGGCAGTTTTGCTGATCAGGCCGTTCATGTAGAGGTTCTCCAGGGAGAACTCCTGCAGCCCGTATTTTTCTATGATCTGATCCAGCTGACCAACGTTGAATACTTTATATTCAGTACGGTCGATCGGAATGAACCCGCGTTTGGGCAGACGGCGCTGAATTGGCATCTGACCGCCTTCATGACCTCTTTTGCTGGAATAGCCGGTATTGGACTGAGCACCTTTGTTACCTTTCGTAGCGGTACCACCTTTACCGGATGCTTCACCGCGGCCAAGACGTTTTTCTTTATGTACGGCGCCTTTTGCGGGCCTTAAATTCTGTAAGTTCATAGCTTTGAATTGTTTTACTTACGCGGAAATCAACCGCTCGCTTTACAATGATAATTCAAAAATGTAAGATGCCAAATGTAAAAATAATATTTCTACATTATGCATTTACTTCTTCCACTTTTACCAGGTGGTTCACGGCGCGCACCATACCCAGTACCTGGGGGGTCGCTTCTACTTCTACGGAAGCATTCATCTTCTTCAGACCAAGGGCCTTCAGCGTCAGTTTCTGCTTTTCCGGACGATCGATACCGCTTTTTACCTGAGTGACTTTAATCTTTGCCATTTTGCTTTATATATTTCCAATTAGGAATACCGTGCCCCGGCGCGAAGCACCGGAACGGGGATTTGGAACCAGGTGCTTAACCGTTGAATACTTTCTTCATAGACACGCTGCGTGTCCTTGCGATCTGGATCGGCTCGCGCAACATGCCCAAAGCTTTGAATGTAGCTTTAACCACGTTGTGCGGGTTAGCGGAACCCAGGGATTTTGCCAGCACGTCGGTGATACCGGCGCTTTCCAGCACTGCGCGCATGGAACCACCAGCGATCACACCGGTACCATGAGCAGCCGGTTTGATCAGCACCTTGGCTGCACCTTCCTTGGCCAGCTGGTCGTGAGGAATAGTACCTTGATGAACAGGAACCTTGATCAGGTTCTTCTTGGCATCATCGATACCTTTGGTAATGGCTTCCTGCACTTCCTTGGCTTTACCCAGGCCGTGACCAACGACGCCGTTTTCATTACCTACCACAACCAGAGCGGAGAAACTGAAGGTACGTCCGCCTTTGGTAGTTTTGGTAACCCTGTTGATCGTTACAACCTTTTCTTTCAGTTCCAGATCACCAGCTTTTACTTTATTGAATGAATTCTTTGCCATTTTTATTTAATAAGAATTACGATATCAGATTGTTTATATGCCCAATCCCCCGGGATCAGAATTGCAGTCCGCCTTCGCGTGCGCCATCGGCAGCTGCTTTTACGCGGCCGTGGTACAGGTAACCACTTCTGTCGAATACGCAGGTAGTGATGCCCAGCGCGGCGGCCTTCACAGCCAGCGCTGCACCTACGAGCTTTGATTTCTCGCTCTTGGTACCTTGCTGCGCTGCAATATCCTTCTGACGGGAAGAAGCGGAGGCCAGGGTGGTGCCATTGGTATCGTCAATCAGTTGCACATAGATGTCACCATTGCTGCGATATACGGCCAGCCTTGGTTTTTGTGCAGTTCCGCTGATCTTTTTACGGATACGGAAGCGGATATTCTGTCTTCTGTCTGTTCTTGTACTCATTACTAAGTGTATTTAAGGTCCCGATGCTGCCGGGACTATATTCAGGATAAAGACCCTGTGTTATTTACTAATCCGGTTTCAGTTCAGCCCGGGCCATCAGGCGGCCCGGAATAACCTGTTATTATTTACCGGCAGATTTACCTGCTTTCTTGCGTACCACTTCATCGCTGTAGCGAACACCTTTACCTTTGTACGGCTCCGGTTTGCGCAGGCTGCGGATCTTGGCGGCTACCTGGCCGAGCAGCTGGTTGTCGATACCTTCCAGCATGATCTTCGGATTCTGGCCTTTTTCAGTAACCGTGGCTACTTTCAGCTCTTTGGGCACTTCGAAGATGATGTTGTGCGAATATCCCAAAGATAAGTCCAGCAACTGCCCCTGGTTCGCAGCCTTGTAACCTACACCTACGAGCTCAAGCTGTTTTTTGAACCCCTCGGTCACACCGGTCACCATATTTGCTATCAATGCGCGGTACAGACCGTGCATGGCGCGATGGCGGATCTGGTCGGTAGGGCGGCTGACAATCAGTTCACCATCCTTTGTTTCCACTTTGATATCGCGGTCGATCATCTGTTTCAGTTCACCCTTGGGGCCCTTTACCGTGATCTCGTTAGCCGGGGATACGCTGATGGTAACACCGCTGGCCAATTTAATAGGAGCTCTTCCTATACGTGACATAATCAGTCAGTTTAATTGTTGTGATTCCGGTACTCCGTGTTCAGCGCCGTATAGAACGCTTAATTGTCAGATATACCATAATCCCGCCTTTATGCAAGGCGGGATAAAAATTTATTAATAAACGAAGCAAACTACTTCGCCACCTACATTCTGCACTTTAGCTTCCTTATCGGTCATTACACCTTTGGAAGTGGAGATGATAGCGATGCCCAAACCGTTCTTCACGCGGGGGAATCCGTCAGGCCTTGAATACTGGCGCAGACCGGGACGGCTGATGCGCTGCAGGTCCTGGATGGCCGGTACCTTTGTTTGCGGATCGTATTTCAACGCTATCTTGATGAGGCCCTGTTTCTTGTCCTCTTCGAATTTGTACTTCAGGATATAACCTTTGTCGTACAAGATCTCGGTAATGCGTTTCTTCAGTTTTGAAGCGGGGATTTCCACGATCCTGTGATTTGCCATCTGGGCGTTACGGATGCGTGTTAAAAAATCTGCTATTGGATCAGTAACCATTGTTTAAAAAAATTTGCTAAATGAGTACAATGCGATATCCAATCGATATAGAAAGGAATCAATTAAATGTCTGCCTGCCGGACCTGTTCTTACCAGCTGGCTTTTCTTACACCAGGGATCTTGCCTGCCAGTGCCATGTCGCGGAACATGTTACGGCACATGCCGAACTGACGGATATATCCTTTAGGACGACCGGACAGTTGACATCTGTTATGCAGGCGAACGGGAGAAGCGTTCTTGGGCAGTTTGTCCAGTTCAGCATAGTTGCCTTCTGCTTTCAGCGCAGCGCGCTTTTCAGCAAATTTGGCTACCATGGCTTCTCTCTTTCTTTGTCTGGCTTTTACGGATTCTTTTGCCATAATTGATGATAGATATTAATATTAGTTTTCTTTTCTGATATTCTTGAAAGGCATGCCCATTTCCTTCAGCAACTCATAAGCCTCTTCATTGGTAGAGGCGGTGGTTACGAAAGTGATATCCATACCGGTGATGCGGGTCACTTTATCGATATCGATCTCCGGGAAGATGATCTGCTCTGTAACGCCCAGGGTATAGTTGCCACGGCCGTCGAAAGCTTTTTCACTGATGCCTTTGAAGTCACGCACACGGGGCAGGGATACGGAGATCAGCCTGTCCAGGAACTCGTACATGTTCACGCCACGCAGGGTCACACGCGCACCGATGGGCATGTTCTTACGCAGTTTGAAGTTGGAGATATCCTTCTTTGACATGGTGGCAATAGCTTTCTGACCGGCAATACGGGTCATTTCGTCTACTGCGATATCCACCAGCTTTTTATCACCAACCGCACCGTTGATGCCCTGGTTCAGGCAAATTTTGGTGAGGCGGGGCACCTGCATGGTGCTTTTATAGTTGAATTTCTTTTGCAAAGCAGCCACCACTTCATTGCGGTATTTGGATTGCAGTCTGGGTTGATATGTTGTGTTTGCCATTATTTGATTACCTCCCCTGATTTTTTAGCGATACGAACTACTTTACCGTTTTCTCTCTGGCGTCCTACGCGCGTAGCTTTGCCAGCCTTTGCATCCCACAACATCACGTTGGAGATAGCGATAGGCGCTTCCTGCTTGACAATACCGCCTTTGGTATTCTGGGCAGAAGGTTTGGTGTGCTTGGTGATGATATTAACGCCTTCCACTAATACACGGGACTTGTCGATAATCACCTCCAATACCTTGCGGGGCTTGGTCCGGTCTTTGTCATCACCGGCAATTACCACAACCAGGTCGCCTTTCTTAATGTTGAACTTAGGCTTAAATCTAGTTTTCATCTGTTTGTTTATTTAAAACGCCAAGCGAAAACCCTTTTCGCTTGATTATTATTTTATGTCGTTTTTAAAACGGGCTGCAAAGATACGCTTAAAAAGCAAAAAACTAAAAAGTAAATATTGAAAGGCGTTTCCGGTTACTTTTCATCTCCATCACTCCTTTCAATTATCTAATTTCTTAATCTTTTACTTCTTACGTTTCACTACCTTAAAGCACTTCAGGTGCCAGGGAGATGATCTTCATGTATCCTTTATCGCGAAGCTCACGGGCAACCGGACCGAAAATACGGGTACCGCGGGGCTCATCAGCGTTATTCAGCAATACAACGGCATTGTCATCGAAGCGGATGTAAGAACCGTCACGGCGACGGAGTTTCTTCTTTGTTCTTACAATAACAGCTTTGGTTACCGTACCTTTCTTCATACCACCACCGGGGATGGCATCTTTCACCGTCACCACAATCTTGTCGCCCACACCTGCATAGTCCTGGCCGGAGTTACCGAGTACGCGGATGCAGAGCACTTCCTTGGCACCACTGTTATCAGCTACGTTCAGCCTTGATTCTTGTTGTATCATCGTAATACGTTTGTTAATTGTTTTAGCAGCGGCTGCAGGTCATTATAATTACCGGCAGCTTGAAACAAATGAATAATTACTTTACTTTTTCGATCACTTCCACCATACGCCAGCATTTGTTTTTGCTCAGGGGGCGTGTTTCCATGATCCTTACGGTATCACCAATGCTGCACTCGTTCTTTTCATCGTGTGCCATGAACTTGGTGGTCTTTTTTACGAACTTACCATAGATCGGGTGTTTCACCTTACGTTCAACGTTTACGGTAACTGTCTTATCCATTTTATTGCTGGATACGACGCCGATCCTGATTTTTCTTAATTTTCTTTCGGTCATTTTGAAAGTTATTTTACTTCCGGGCCTCCGGACCGGAGGCTATTGAATTGTTTATTGAATTGCTGGCGACAGCTTCATTACGCTCCCTTTCCTTGTTGAGGGATCAGAATCCCAGCTCTCTTTTGCGCAGTTCAGTCTGAATGCGGGCGATCTCCCTTCTCATGAAGCGGATGCTCATGGGATTTTCGATCGGTGTTACCGCGTGGCTGAACGTGATCTTTTTCAGGCGCAGTTGCTCTTCAGACAGTTTGTCTTTGAGATCCTGATCATTCAGGCCTTTAAGATCCAGTTTTGCTTTAGGCATTTGTTTAAGTTTTGTTCTGGTTATCAGGTTTTGTTAAATTCCGCGAAGCGGCTGTTAAGCAACGTAATCGCGGCGCACTATGAATTTCACCTTGATCGGCAGTTTCTGTGCGGCCAGTTCCATAGCTTCTTTGGCTACTTGCATGGATACACCGTCTGCTTCGAACAGGATGCGACCGGGCTTTACAACGGCTGCCCAATGGTCTGGAGCACCTTTACCTTTACCCATCCTCACTTCCAACGGCTTAGCAGTGATCGGTTTGTCGGGGAAAATACGGATCCACACGTTACCTTCACGCTTCATATGCCTGGTCAGCGCCACCCGTGCAGCTTCTATCTGACGGTCCGTGATCCACTTAGGTTCCAATGCTTTAAGGCCGAATGAACCGAAAGAAAGGGTTGCGCCTCTCTTTGCGTTACCTTTGATGCGGCCTTTGTGCATCTTCCTGTGTTTCGTTCTCTTGGGCTGTAACATCGTTTATGTTGTTAAAAAGTTTGTTTAAATGATATTTTCAAGGGCTGAGTGATTATTTACGGGGACCACGGTCTCCACCGCCTCTTCTGTCTCCGCCACCACGGTTATCCCTTCTATCTCCACCACGATCGCCACGATGATCACCGCCACGGCCACCGCCGGTACGTCCTTCACCTTCCTTGCCGGAAACGGCGTTCGGGTTCAGATCACGTTTACCCAGCACTTCACCTTTACAGATCCACACCTTGATACCGATCTTGCCGTAAACGGTCAATGCGAACAGGGATGCGTAATCGATATCCATACGGTAAGTATGCAGGGGCACACGGCCTTGTTTCATTTCCTCTGAACGGGCGATCTCGGCACCACCCAAACGGCCGCCTACTTTCACCTTGATCCCTTCCGCACCCATACGCAGCGCGGTAGCGATCGCCATCTTGATCGCACGTTTATAGTTGATACGGCTTTCGATCTGCTTTGCGATCGTTTCCGCAACGATAGTGGCATCTATTTCCGGACGGCGGATCTCCAGGATATTGATCTGTACATCCTCCTTACCGGTCAGCTTCTTCAGTTCTTCCTTGATGCGATCCACTTCGTTACCGCCTTTACCTATGATGATACCAGGTTTGGAGGTATGAATGGTAATGATGAGCTTACCGAGCGTCCTTTCGATCACTACACGTGAAATGCCGCCTTTGTTGATACGTGCATTCAGGTAAGTCCTGATCTTGTTATCCTCGATCAGCTTGGCTGCATAGTCTTTCTTGCTGCCATACCAATTAGAGTCCCATCCTCTGATGATACCTAACCTGTTACCAATAGGATTTGTTTTCTGACCCATGTTCTGGTTTTATTTGTCTATGAGTTTAAATATATTTTTTTCCTGCAGTTCGTTCGTTTATTGCTGAGGGGCTTCAGTGCGGCCATCTACAACAATGGTGACGTGATTGCTTCTTTTGCGCACACGGTAACCTCTACCTTGCGGAGCAGGGCGCATCCTTTTGAGAACACGGCCGCCGTCTACAAAAACGGTTTTGACGAACAGGTTGGCATCTTCTACCCTGGCTCCTTCGTTCTTCACTTTCCAGTTAGCCACTGCGGAGAGCAGCAATTTCTCCAGCGGAGTGCTCGGGTGTTTGGGATGGAATTTCAAAATATTCAAAGCTTTCTCTACTTCCATGCCGCGGATCAGGTCTGCAAGCAAACGCATTTTGCGGGTGGAGGTAGGATTATTGTTCAGCTTAGCTACTGCTTCCATTGTTATTTGTTTCTGTGTTATATAAGTTTCTTGTTACAGTTTCCGGTCCTGCTGTTTCCAACGTACTTCCGATGTTCTCTTTCCTGAACCGAAAACGGGAAACTTTAAAACGGATGACTACATTTTCTTGTTAGCGTGTCCTTTAAAGTTACGGGTAGGTGCAAACTCTCCCAGTTTGTGACCCACCATGAACTCGGTTACGTAAACCGGGATGAACTTGTTACCGTTATGCACAGCAAAAGTATGGCCCACAAAGTCGGGAGTAATGGTAGAGCGGCGGCTCCAGGTTTTGATAACCGTACGCTTGGTGCCCTCATTCTGTTTTTCTACCTTCTTCTCTAATTTGAAGTCTACGTAAGGACCTTTTTTAATGGAACGACCCATATTCTTGTTTATTTAAGATTTCAACCCCGGTATCAACGGGAAAGAAACTTGTTAAGCGTTATTATATTTTCTTACCGTTTTTCCGCGTAATGATCAGTTTATCCGAGCTCTTATGCGATTTCCTGGTTTTCAGACCTTTCGCATATTTGCCAGTTCTTGATCTCGGGTGACCACCGGAAGAACGGCCTTCACCACCACCCATCGGGTGATCTACAGGGTTCATCGCTACACCGCGGTTGCGGGGGCGAATACCTCTCCAGCGATTGGCTCCGGCCTTACCGATGGACTGCAGTGCGTGATCAGAGTTGGAAATGGTCCCTACGGTTGCCATACAAGTGCTCAGCACTTTGCGCAATTCGCCGGAGGGCATTTTCAGTACTGCGTATTTTTCTTCCTTGTTGCTCAGCTGTGCATAGGTACCGGCACTGCGTGCGATAGCGCCGCCTTTACCCGGCTGCAGCTCGATATTATGTACAACAGTACCCAAAGGCATGTTTCTCAGCGGTAATGCATTACCCAGTTCAGGCGCAACTTCGGGACCGCTGATAACAGTGGTGCCAACCTGCAGGCCCTGGGGGGCAAGGATGTAACGTTTTTCACCATCTGCATAGCTCAGCAGGCAGATGAATGCGCTGCGGTTCGGATCGTATTCGATCGTTTTAACCGTAGCCGGGATGTTTATCTTGTCCCGTTTGAAGTCGATGATACGGTATTGCTTCTTGTGTCCGCCGCCGATATAGCGCATGGACCTTCTACCCTGCACGTTCCTGCCGCCGGTTCTTGGAGCGGGGGCCAGCAGGCCCTTCTCCGGGGTGTCGGTGGTCAGCTCTGCGAACGCATTGCCGATTTTCCAACGGGTACCGGCTGTCATCGGTTTGTACTTTTTCAGTGCCATTTTCTACTTAATTCAAAATGATTTAATAGACTATTTATAAGTTGATCTGCATATACATCCAGGTTAACGGCTTACACCGCTAACGGCACTTATATGTTAGCATACAGATCAATGGTTTCTCCTGCAGCCAGTGTGATCACGGCTTTCTTGTAGGAAGGCTTGCGGCCGGAAATAAAGCCTGCTTTGGTAAAGCGGGTCTTGTTCTTGCCGGGCATCACCTGTGTATTCACTTCCGCAACGGTTACGCCGTAGAAGTCTTCCACTGCCTTTTTGATCTCCAGTTTGTTGGCTTTCTTGTCAACAATGAAGTAAAAACGGTTGAACTTTTCAGTTGCCTTGTTTACTTTCTCTGAAATCACCGGCTTGATTAAAACATCAGACAGTTTCATCTTAATTAATATTTGTTACGGGATCCGATCCAACATCCCCCGCATGCATTTTAAATTTGTTACGCTTCAACTACGTCAGCAGGCTCTTCTGTAAAGATCTTTGCTGCGCTTTCCGTGAAAATCACGTAGTTGCTGTTCATGATCTCGTAAGTGTTCACATCGCTCAGCACCGTACCGTCAACGGTAGGGATATTGCGGAGGGACAGATAAACGTTATCATTATATTCGGGCAGTACCACAAGGGTTTTCTTGCCGGCTACGTTGATATTCAGTTTACCGAGGATGCTCTCGAAAGTTTTGGTTTTAGGAGTATCCAGGTTGATATCCTCAACGATGATGATACTGTTTTCCTTTGCTTTCGCAGACAGTGCGGAGATCTTGGCCAGGTCCTTCACTTTACGGTTCAGTTTGATGTCGTAAGCGTGGGGCTTGGGGCCGAAGATGGTACCACCGCCTTTATACAGCGGGTTACGGATGTTACCTTTACGGGAACCGCCGGTACCTTTTTGTTTGTGCAGTTTACGGGAAGCACCTTTCACTTCAGCACGGGTCTTTACCTTGTGCGTACCCTGACGTTGTGCAGCCAGGTATTGCTTTACAGCGAGGTAGATCACGTGATTGTTCGGTTCAACACCAAAGATCTCTTCAGGAAGCTCGATGGTCCTGCCGGTTTTCTTACCTTCTATATTTAAAATATCTAGTTGCATACTATTTCTGGATTAAAACGATTGAACCAATGTGGCCGGGAACGGAACCACTTACCAGGATGTAATTCTTCTCAGGGAATATTTTCAGCACTTTCAGCCCTTTCACTTTCACTCTTTCGTTACCCATCTGACCGGCCATGCGCATACCTTTGAAAACACGGGAAGGATAAGATGAACCGCCAACGGAACCGGGCGCTCTCTGACGGTCATGCTGACCGTGGGTAGCTTCACCCACACCACTGAACCCGTGACGTTTTACAACACCCTGGAAGCCCTTACCTTTGGAAGTGCCTACAATGTCAACAACCTCACCTTCAGCGAAGATCTCGCAGGTGATGGTTTCACCGAGGGCTTTAGCCACGGCAGCGTCAGGATTGCGGAATTCTTTTACGTAACGTTTAGGGGAGGTCTGTGCTTTTGCGAAGTGATTTTGTTCTGCTTTGGTAGCGTGCTTTTCTTTCTTGTCACCGAATGCTACCTGTACAGCGTCATACCCGTCGGTGGATTGGGATTTCACCTGGGAAACAACGTTGGGACCGGCTTCGATAATGGTGCAGGCTGTCTGCTTTCCATTGGCCTCGAAGATGCTGGTCATACCAATCTTTTTACCAATAATACCTTTCATTTGTTATATGATTTAGCCCAGCGCCTGAGGGATCTCTAGCTATCCTCAGGATGAGCGGTTTAAATACTGTTTATTGGGCGGTTACCCAGAAGGCGTAACCTGTTGTTTGCTGTCGTCATAAAACACCACAGGCGGGCCTTATGCCCACCCTGCCGATGTCCTTTCTGTTACTACGCTTTGATCTCCACTTCCACACCAGAAGGCAGATCCAGCTTGCTCAGCGCATCTACGGTTCTGGAAGAAGATGTGTAAATGTCCAACAAACGCTTATGCGTACACAGTTGGAATTGCTCACGCGCTTTCTTGTTCACGTGCGGAGAACGCAGTACCGTAAAGATTTTCTTCTCTGTAGGTAAAGGAATAGGACCTGTTACCACGGCACCCGTGTTACGCACGGTTTTAACGATCTTCTCGGCCGATTTATCAACCAGATTGTGATCGTAGGACTTCAGCTTGATTCTAATTCTCTGAGACATATGCAATGAACTTCTTCTAATTTACCCCTTACAATTTGGGAGGGCAAAGGTATGTTTTATTTTAATTACAGCAAACATTTTAGGGGTATATTTCTGGAGATTGTTGGATTATATTGACTTTATGCCGTTCTTCCTGTAGCTTTATATGGTCATGGCAAGGTACGAAAATCGTTTAAAATACTTGTTTCCAATAGGTTACCGCCCGTCTATGCGCTTTCTCCCTGCCCTCATATTACTTTTCCTCGGCTTCCCGGTTTTTGCCCAGGATTCCACCGAAAGACCGCTGACCCCGGCGGAAATGGAGGAAGAATTC
This genomic stretch from Chitinophaga sp. XS-30 harbors:
- the rplC gene encoding 50S ribosomal protein L3, whose product is MKGIIGKKIGMTSIFEANGKQTACTIIEAGPNVVSQVKSQSTDGYDAVQVAFGDKKEKHATKAEQNHFAKAQTSPKRYVKEFRNPDAAVAKALGETITCEIFAEGEVVDIVGTSKGKGFQGVVKRHGFSGVGEATHGQHDRQRAPGSVGGSSYPSRVFKGMRMAGQMGNERVKVKGLKVLKIFPEKNYILVSGSVPGHIGSIVLIQK
- the rplB gene encoding 50S ribosomal protein L2, with translation MALKKYKPMTAGTRWKIGNAFAELTTDTPEKGLLAPAPRTGGRNVQGRRSMRYIGGGHKKQYRIIDFKRDKINIPATVKTIEYDPNRSAFICLLSYADGEKRYILAPQGLQVGTTVISGPEVAPELGNALPLRNMPLGTVVHNIELQPGKGGAIARSAGTYAQLSNKEEKYAVLKMPSGELRKVLSTCMATVGTISNSDHALQSIGKAGANRWRGIRPRNRGVAMNPVDHPMGGGEGRSSGGHPRSRTGKYAKGLKTRKSHKSSDKLIITRKNGKKI
- the rplD gene encoding 50S ribosomal protein L4, producing the protein MQLDILNIEGKKTGRTIELPEEIFGVEPNNHVIYLAVKQYLAAQRQGTHKVKTRAEVKGASRKLHKQKGTGGSRKGNIRNPLYKGGGTIFGPKPHAYDIKLNRKVKDLAKISALSAKAKENSIIIVEDINLDTPKTKTFESILGKLNINVAGKKTLVVLPEYNDNVYLSLRNIPTVDGTVLSDVNTYEIMNSNYVIFTESAAKIFTEEPADVVEA
- the rpsJ gene encoding 30S ribosomal protein S10; translation: MSQRIRIKLKSYDHNLVDKSAEKIVKTVRNTGAVVTGPIPLPTEKKIFTVLRSPHVNKKAREQFQLCTHKRLLDIYTSSSRTVDALSKLDLPSGVEVEIKA
- the rplW gene encoding 50S ribosomal protein L23; its protein translation is MKLSDVLIKPVISEKVNKATEKFNRFYFIVDKKANKLEIKKAVEDFYGVTVAEVNTQVMPGKNKTRFTKAGFISGRKPSYKKAVITLAAGETIDLYANI